The genomic segment ATGTGAGAAAATCCCTCAGACATAAGAAGGCACTTCACCCTATAGATTGCAAGCAACGATGCAAGAAAGCCAGCCCCTGAGGGCCAAAAGCCACTCCCACTGCCAGCCCGAGCCTGGGTAAGTGAGGAGTATCGCGGCAGGTAAGTCATACAtctttgccaaatcaaatatgtgaaTCAGAAGGATAATCCTCTGGGACAACACCTAAAGGGAGTagtccaaaaaaagagaaagaaaagaaaaaagacaaagatgaagatgaagacgaAGACAAATCAATGGTACAAGAGAGTTAGCATAAtttattaaagttattaaaaCCGGTTATGAGCGAAGATGTCGATGTTTTATcccattttttaaagaaaggtgTTTAGCAAGTTCAGTTAGGAAGAAACACACAGCGGACTGAAAACATACTCACCGATTCTTCTTTTGTTATTTGAGCAAAACAGAATATTTCCTTCAACTATTGAAATCCTGCCACTTAAATTACTATCACACTGAAGCAAGATGCAACAATCAATCAGGCAATACACTGACTCCTGTCACGAACATATGAGAAGTATATGTACAATTTATACATCCGTAAAAACAGAATTAATGACTGACAGATAAATATTTCACAACAAATTGTATGTATAAAAGATTTATAATGAAGACATTTTCCATGATAAATAAGGAAAATCTCACTGCTAGAAACTACGATACTGTCTAAATAGTTAGTGAAGACAGATCTTAAAAACAGCTTTCAATTTtctagaaaataaaacaaatgcagaAATATCCATCTTGTGACTTAAGTATGAAGAAGTGGAGCCgatgcacagaaacacacaacaaaATGATTCCAATACAGGATGGTGCGGCTCTTGCTGCTTGTTGGACTGCTAGTATACTCCGGGGCTATTGCGGATCCCACAGCAGAGCACCATGGTGAAAATCATCTCAAAGATCTAAATGTGAAAGATGAAAGCAGTTTAATTCAAAGGGAGTATTCCAGTACCTGCAACGTTATCACAGCAGATGAAAGCAGAGATTTAGACAAATGCATTTTCAATCTAATACCCACCATGATGACAGCAACGACCAAGGCGGCCAGACCGATGACGTAGAGCttctcagagaagagctcgaccAGTTTAAAATGACAGCTctgacagggagaaagagggaaAATAAGGAATGCTGACCACGCCACAGTAATGAATGAGAACTTTCTGCCCTTCACTCTGCACACAAACTGTTACTGAGAGCAGAGCCTGCAGTCAAAACAAGGTGCAGAATATCCGCTTATTCTGACCAGTTTTCTGAATGGTGAATTAATGATTTCTGATAGCAATGTTCATACTAACAGTTATAAGAGGATACAAGTCATTGTTAATGGTATCACCAAGTTTGGTCATTTACTAAATATGAGGTGTATCGTTGCATGTGTCATGTCAGAATACCCAAACTCTCTTTAAAATCACAATGAAAAGTAATTGTCAAAGAATAAAAATCTGACATTTTAGCCTTACTTTACTGTGTTTTTCTATTCGTGCATCTGTGTATGGGATCATtgccatgctgaaaaatgaagccctTGCCAATCAGATGTTTTTCATACGATATTAAAGTCTGATtctacttttctgtgttcataatttcaGCAATTTTGACAAAATTtccaacaccactgactgaaatgatgcctccactgtgttttatctattggttgtagacactcactgctgTACCCGGCTTCTGACGCTGATTTTAACCCAAAgtttcaaatgttttcattCATCACTTCATTAGAACTGTTGTCACTGATttccagtccagttcttgtgtattttggcatacctcagcctttgcTCACTCTTTCACTTCCTTAGGCAAAACAGGAAGAATTGCCTAAAAATGGccatccttccactgagaccatttctgatgacgCTTCAGGGAACAGTACGTGGATCAACTGAAGAGCCAGatgcatttattcattcatctttgctgaatgtttcttcctgtttcttaaggtcATGGCTCAGATACTGTTTATCTGCTATAGATAACAGATTTTTCTAGGCCTGTCACTTCTTTTGTTCTCCAATTGTTCACTCTCCTCAGACCTTTAAggacacacagcacacagtgcTGAAATATGTGCTATAAATAAGTttttaacaaacatttttttttgagTCACCATGTTGGTGCAAAAGTGCAactttatgcctgtcaaactgtgttttttgtaaatttaacaaaagaaatgggaataactttgtgtttttatgacagactgacagcagcagTGGCTAAAGAGACAATTCAATATtgattctttgctaagttgtctgtcaTGTGTAGCTATAACACTGGTTTGTTCCTTGAGCCTAAGCGTGGCTTAAGAAAATTGCAAACTTGTTATACCTGAAATTTCTTaacagtaacattttctgtctaACTCGACCGCACTGCACTCActcaaaaaccaacaaaatacctGCAAATCTACAAAACTACAGGAAAAAAACTTGAATCCTACATAGTAATGAGAGCTAATCAGCTCTGCAACACTTGCTTGGTTTCAGTCCAGCTGTCCCTTAGGGAGATGTCACTGCAAATTAAGACAAATCCTAAAGGGAGTGGTCTCTTCATAGTGACAGTCCATGATGAGTATGGAATTACTGAAGGATGTGTGCACGCATGTGATTCATTTGCTGTGGCCTTCACGGgactaaatgtattttaaatgtacttGAACATATTACATTTGGGACGTGTAGCAACCCAGTTCCTCacagttattttttaaatattacaaaaatataataaataagcTTACATTAGtattaatgttgttgttgttatcattattattattattactactactaatacTTGTTTATTATTTCGATCATGGAAACAATATAAAAAGTTCATtgagcaaagaaaagaagaaaaaaaatgctatacAAAATAAAGGTAATCCATTTCAATGTTGCTTCACCTGTTCTGATTTAGTTACATATTGAAAAGGAGTGGGAAGACAACAAAAGATTCGTGCATACCTGAGATCTCAACTGAAAATCCGCTGGAGACTTTGTAGGACATAAGGTGGTGGCAAGTTGTAAAAAGAGAGCCGTGTCATCTCCTTTACCGCAGCAGTCGAGctgaacaagaaagaaaacagaggaacaTGAAGTCAACATTATTTCTGTACCCTGTCATttcaaaaacaaagcagcagggccaaaaaaaaagaaagtgatgatttttttccccatcattACCGTTTTGTGGAAAACATCCAACACCTTGATGGCGCTGTCTTTACTGGCAGACCCAGACACATCCATAGCCTTGATGTACGCAGAGTCGTAGAAATTGATCAGCTCTTTGGAGATCTGTGAATAATCAGGAATGGGGGTGATGTGTTTAAAAGACACAGCAACAAACAGAGATGATTCACTACAGGAGAAGAGAAGGAACATCAATGCAGACATCAAACAAGCTGTGAGCcgtgacagtgtgtgtgtgtgtgtgtgtgtgtgtgtgtgtgtgtgtgtgtgtgtgtgtgtgtgtgtgtgtgcgtgcgcttACAGTGTCCCTGTTCATGAAACCCCAGATTGCTGCAGCCACTTCACAGGCAAACAGGATcaccaaaaagaagaagaactaGAAATCAaagatatttattttaacttcagtgactccaaaaattaaaatactttatttgaaaaaaagtgTCACTTGTGGATAAAACGGTATACTCACTGTGCCCAGAAGGCACTGAGATTCCTGGATGGCACCATAACATCCAAGGAAGCCCACAAGCATCATAACAGCTCCCACGGCTATCAGTATGTACACACCTGTAAACGCACAGAGAGTAGGAAACTGTCCATCAACGGCTTAAAAACATTTGGTTTATCATAGCGACAGCGCGTCGTCAGCACCACTAGAGGGCAGCAGTGTTAGACCTGCACATTCCCACTGCTCACTAGTCCACCGCTCATTGTTTGGGTTTTGACTTCCTGATGACTTCTCTGTAGGATGAAACTGTTGACATCCTGAAGGTAAGCTTCCAGATCCTGACTAAGAGAGGCAGAGCTGACTGTGTGCTTCCCTCAGGGGAGGAAATTCCCTTGAGACACCCTCAACCCCCCTTTgtactgacctctgacctggaCCATTACACTTCCCCAGGAAACAGAGGGACAGACACTCACTGACACCCACCCACAAATGTAcacactttttttaaatttgcaatttaaacttgctttttgtgtaaaaatatatgttttaaatgtaaatggcAGATAGCTATAATGGAGGCACTCCACACTAGCAAAAAGTCAATGGATGGTAATAaagctccagttacagcagagGCCCCGGTTTGTGTTTTCTGCagcttaaaggaaaaaacagtgTGGGtgctaaaaatctgttttgcaTTATCGGTGTAGGATtatataaaaagtaaaatgacTCGAAATGCAATAAAGTCTTCTTCAGAATTACTGTGCCCTCTAATCTCTTCTCGTGTATACATGAGCTGCTTTACTTATTGGTGATAATATGAAACCAGTAATTTGACGTTTGACGTCGGTCGCCTCACATGAAGCCAAGTGTAATTGCTTTATTTACTGTTAGAGTCTCTAAAGGAAATTGACTGTGTTTTATAGATTCAGCATTTGCGTTGTAGGAAGAAATTTCATGTGCAGCATCAGTCATGTATAATTGTCTCCTAGCAGGCGTTGCATTTAACTACACGCAGCATGAAAGCTGTGCTGTAAGCACTGTGTGTACTCACTTTCTGCCACTTTTGTGGAGATCTCCTATTAAATGGCAGCACATTTGTGTTACGCCAGGAAATTTGCCCAcgcaaaagaaacacacacacactcaaaaataATAACTGCTATCAGTTTTCTCCAGAGGCATCACGAGAAGGGTGCGGGTGGACACtgctcaaacacacaaaaaaaatcttaatgAAAACAAATTATCAGCATGAATAAAAAAGTAGAGGATATAACATTCCTGACAAACTGCACTTTGTTTAATAATAATCTCATGATATCCGTCCAACAAGCTCTAACTTTAAGAATCCTTTTAGAggttttctgctattttatagttTTCTTATTTCTTCTGTAGCTCGGGTTTAGATTTCAGAACAGGCTATTGAATAATACAACGTGATAGGCACAATAAGCAAGAAATTCTCATGATACTAAactatccattcattttcttccacttattttATTCAGGGGGCCTATCCCAGCTCTCATAGGGTGAGCGGAGGGGTTAGACCCTGGGCAGGTTGCCAGTATGTTGCAGTGTTAACACAAAGAcaggcatgtgtttggactgtgggaaggcACATGCAGAAAGGTTCCAACCTGGATTCACTCCCATGGCTTTCTTGCTGTAAGGCGGCAGCACTAACCACCGCACCACCTAATATTAGACCAGTACTTCCCAAAGTTTTGGACTTGCACACCTCACTAATCTCACCTTTTAAATCCCCAAAAGTACAGAAGATCTCATATTACAAGGTGATGTCCAAAGACTGGACTCCTGAACCATGTTAGAGGGGAGTTGAAAGATATCTTCAACTATGTAATTCACAAAGCACAAAAGACTCCATATAAAGGGAAAAAATTCAAACTAGGAATATGAAAATCAGTCACAGCCCTTTCTATCCTACATTTATAAACTTCAGAGGGCAGCTGCTAAAGTTAGAGCTGCTGGACTAAACTAGCAGCGTGCAGTGTACTGCTACTTTTACATAAGATGTGAAGGGGGTCTTCTAGCTGTGCTTTTAGTGGGAAATGGTTTGGGAACAGTCTGTTTCTGGCTTTTCTATTCTTGTgtgcataaaaaaacaaagcacgCCGATCCTGTAATGTGGCCTGACAGCAGTCTAAAAAGGGACAGACAGTAAGTGACTCTGACTCTGTTGCATCTGCAGGCCTCCAACACCTCGCACTGTACCTCATTTATCACGCACAACTATCTCCCATCCTTAGATCTACGCTCTCTCTGTGTCGACTCACTACCCCTCCTTTTTCGTTCTCTTTTGTCGCGCTGAGAAACGGCTACCAGGGCCAGTAGCCCGGCAATGCGGCAAAGCAGGCATTATTTCCACTGCCTTCCATTACTATGACAACACCTTTTGAAGCTTGAAGGCTATTGAGACTTTAAGGGAGACAGGCGATTTTAAACCCCCGGGGTAGTTCATTTATTTCTTGTCTCTGAGTGTAATCTCCCcaagtggtggtggtggtggggtgggCGCCAGCTAAAAGCCCCACTTGCTCTTCTCATCCAGtatttaaaaagggaaaagtcaGGAGCAAGACAACGGAGACGAAGCCTGTTATACAGTATGTCAGTGG from the Oreochromis niloticus isolate F11D_XX linkage group LG7, O_niloticus_UMD_NMBU, whole genome shotgun sequence genome contains:
- the LOC100691891 gene encoding CD81 antigen isoform X2, which gives rise to MLLGKVFIIFTHSWLEKLAGGVILGVALWLRHDSQTSNLLILQFDDQQAPGTFYISVYILIAVGAVMMLVGFLGCYGAIQESQCLLGTFFFFLVILFACEVAAAIWGFMNRDTISKELINFYDSAYIKAMDVSGSASKDSAIKVLDVFHKTLDCCGKGDDTALFLQLATTLCPTKSPADFQLRSQSCHFKLVELFSEKLYVIGLAALVVAVIMIFEMIFTMVLCCGIRNSPGVY
- the LOC100691891 gene encoding CD81 antigen isoform X1; its protein translation is MAVTGCTKCIKYMLFFFNFIFWLAGGVILGVALWLRHDSQTSNLLILQFDDQQAPGTFYISVYILIAVGAVMMLVGFLGCYGAIQESQCLLGTFFFFLVILFACEVAAAIWGFMNRDTISKELINFYDSAYIKAMDVSGSASKDSAIKVLDVFHKTLDCCGKGDDTALFLQLATTLCPTKSPADFQLRSQSCHFKLVELFSEKLYVIGLAALVVAVIMIFEMIFTMVLCCGIRNSPGVY